In Pseudochaenichthys georgianus chromosome 6, fPseGeo1.2, whole genome shotgun sequence, a single window of DNA contains:
- the LOC117448733 gene encoding NLR family CARD domain-containing protein 3-like, translating into MDTPEKTYPDGPQLPAASCVSMKSDASLNIRHDFTKEVADGSVNESKLPASSMSMKSDDSLDIRADFTKEDAGSSLDFENSKPQDLSCLSLKSNISMKVRHDFSKDNSHSNQHDRPESTEMDTHAIFKSVDVHIKNIVLRELQSYERKLFPHLSHTSESEMQNEETMTSEEIKPDNDASEGVLKITLHVLKEMGQRELANKLEKHIYGELDVCQRKLRHKLKKFEYIYEGVAHHGTQTLLNKVYTELYITEGVGGTVNNEHEVRLIEAANRRRTTEDKPIKCEEIFQPLHGQDRLIRTVLTKGISGIGKTISVQKFNLDWAEGRVNQDVQLLINLPFRELNLMKERLFTLTQLLQHFLAEAKESGISNVGKYKLMLIFDGLDECRLPLAFDLNKPCRCDSEPASVDELLTNLIQGNLLPSANIWITSRPAAANRIPVVLIDRVTEIRGFNDPKKEEYFRKRISDQNMACKVISHVKSTRSLHIMCHIPVFSWITATVLQRILEQTERKRKQDDGVPGEMPQTLTQMYTNFLVYNSLIRTQKYSEEQEEPPAQEKMDEEMILKLGKLAFEHLMKGNMIFYENELKEYNINIADAAIYSGVFTQISQNDCGLYREMVYCFVHLSIQEYFAAMFIFHRFICFNQNLLEPHTTFIDHEAPSEATSLLRSAVDKALRSENGHLDLFLRFLLGLSQTSNQILLKSVLTTMECSSQRNEEIAEYIKDKIRRNLSPERCINLFHCLNELNDQGLLEEIQKYLRSGCLSEIQLSPSLWSALVFVLLTAKEELDEFDLRKYSRSEEGLLRLLPVIKESRVALLKECSLTEKSCKLLGDVLSNSYLKELDLSDNDLQDSGVELLSTGLASPTCQLEKLRLLFCGITETGCGHLATALKANPSHLKELDLSYNHPGQTGEELLSCLQRDIEHLTVRLNGNAECYLKSSLKKYVCELTLDVNTAHSNLSLSEDKKKMTRMESVQPYPDSPERFTDWGQVLSKEGLHARHYWEVEWTGEWTGIGVAYKGVSRKEKGNECVLGYNDKSWSLRYCRGKYSTLFNKSDADISVPYFHSKRIGVFLDWSAGTLSFYAVSPNAMTHLHTFHTEFSEPLYPGFRLGFPDSSLILCQPE; encoded by the exons ATGGACACTCCTGAGAAGACGTATCCTGATGGGCCACAGTTGCCTGCAGCTTCCTGCGTGTCCATGAAAAGTGATGCCTCCTTGAACATTCGTCATGACTTCACCAAAGAAGTGGCTGACGG TTCTGTTAACGAATCAAAATTGCCTGCCTCATCTATGTCCATGAAAAGTGACGACTCCTTGGACATTCGTGCTGACTTCACCAAGGAAGATGCTGGGAG TTCACTTGATTTTGAAAATTCAAAACCGCAAGACTTATCCTGCCTGTCCTTGAAAAGTAATATTTCAATGAAGGTTCGTCATGACTTCAGCAAGGATAACTCTCACAG CAACCAACATGACCGTCCAGAATCAACAGAGATGGACACACATGCCATATTTAAG TCAGTGGACGTACACATCAAGAACATTGTCCTGCGAGAGCTTCAAAGCTATGAAAGGAAGCTCTTTCCTCATCTATCACACACTTCTGAGAGTGAAATGCAAAATGAGGAGACCATGACTTCTGAAGAAATAAAGCCAGACAACGATGCCAGTGAGGGTGTTCTAAAGATCACGTTACATGTTTTAAAGGAAATGGGCCAGAGAGAACTTGCTAACAAACTGGAGAAAC ACATCTACGGTGAGCTTGACGTCTGCCAGCGCAAACTCCGACACAAATTGAAAAAGTTTGAATACATTTATGAGGGAGTGGCACATCACGGGACGCAGACACTTCTTAACAAGGTTTACACTGAGCTCTACATCACGGAGGGAGTCGGTGGGACTGTAAATAATGAGCATGAGGTCAGGCTGATTGAGGCTGCAAACCGGAGACGAACAACAGAAGACAAACCAATCAAGTGTGAAGAAATCTTTCAGCCTCTGCACGGACAGGACAGATTGATCAGAACAGTGCTGACAAAAGGAATCTCTGGCATTGGGAAAACAATCTCCGTGCAAAAGTTTAATCTGGATTGGGCCGAGGGAAGAGTTAACCAGGATGTCCAACTGCTCATTAATCTTCCCTTTCGTGAGCTGAATCTGATGAAGGAGAGACTTTTCACACTGACGCAGCTTCTTCAACACTTTCTCGCAGAGGCCAAGGAATCAGGAATTTCAAATGTTGGCAAATACAAGCTCATGCTGATATTTGATGGGTTGGATGAGTGCCGGCTTCCCCTGGCCTTTGACCTCAACAAGCCCTGCCGTTGTGACTCGGAGCCAGCTTCAGTGGATGAGCTACTGACAAATCTCATCCAGGGGAACCTGCTTCCATCAGCAAACATCTGGATAACCTCAAGACCCGCAGCTGCAAATCGCATTCCAGTCGTTCTGATTGATCGAGTGACGGAAATACGAGGCTTCAACGACCCCAAGAAGGAAGAGTACTTCAGGAAGAGAATCTCTGATCAAAACATGGCCTGTAAAGTTATCTCACACGTTAAGTCAACCAGGAGCCTGCATATCATGTGTCACATACCAGTCTTCAGCTGGATAACCGCCACCGTTCTGCAGAGAATTTTAGAACAAACTGAAAGGAAGAGAAAGCAGGATGATGGTGTACCAGGAGAGATGCCTCAAACTCTGACGCAAATGTACACCAACTTTCTTGTGTACAACTCGTTGATAAGAACTCAAAAGTACTCAGAAGAACAAGAGGAACCACCGGCCCAGGAGAAAATGGACGAAGAGATGATCTTGAAGCTAGGAAAACTGGCCTTTGAGCACCTGATGAAAGGTAACATGATCTTCTATGAGAATGAACTGAAAGAGTAcaacatcaacattgctgatGCTGCAATATATTCAGGTGTGTTCACACAGATCTCTCAGAACGACTGCGGACTTTACCGGGAGATGGTGTACTGCTTTGTGCATCTCAGCATTCAGGAGTATTTTGCAGCAATGTTCATTTTTCACAGATTCATCTGCTTCAATCAGAACTTGCTTGAGCCGCACACAACCTTTATTGACCACGAGGCTCCCAGTGAAGCAACAAGCCTTCTCAGAAGTGCAGTGGATAAGGCCCTGCGAAGCGAGAACGGACACCTGGATCTGTTTCTGCGGTTTCTTCTCGGCCTCTCGCAGACTTCCAATCAGATCTTGCTGAAGAGCGTTCTGACCACGATGGAGTGCAGTTCACAGAGAAACGAAGAAATTGCAGAGTACATCAAGGACAAGATCAGGCGAAATCTCTCCCCGGAAAGATGCATCAATCTCTTCCACTGCCTCAATGAGCTGAATGATCAGGGTCTCTTGGAGGAAATCCAGAAATACCTGCGCTCTGGTTGTTTGTCAGAGATTCAACTGTCGCCTTCACTGTGGTCTGCTCTGGTCTTTGTGTTGCTGACCGCAAAGGAAGAGTTGGATGAGTTTGACTTGAGGAAATATTCGAGATCAGAGGAAGGTCTCCTGAGGCTGCTGCCAGTCATCAAAGAGTCCAGAGTAGCCTT GTTAAAAGAATGTAGCCTTACAGAGAAATCCTGCAAATTACTTGGAGATGTTCTAAGCAACTCATATCTGAAAGAACTGGACCTGAGCGATAATGACCTGCAAGACTCGGGAGTAGAGCTGCTGTCTACTGGACTGGCAAGTCCGACATGTCAGCTGGAAAAACTGAG GCTGCTGTTCTGTGGGATCACAGAGACTGGCTGTGGTCATTTGGCTACTGCTCTGAAAGCCAACCCAAGCCACCTGAAGGAACTCGATCTGAGCTACAATCATCCAGGACAGACAGGCGAGGAGCTGTTGTCCTGTTTACAGAGGGACATTGAACACCTCACTGTCAG ATTAAATGGCAATGCGGAATGCTACTTAAAATCATCTCTGAAGAAAT ATGTATGTGAGCTCACGTTGGATGTGAATACTGCCCACTCAAACTTGTCTTTGTCTGAAGACAAAAAAAAGATGACGCGAATGGAATCAGTTCAGCCATATCCTGACAGCCCAGAAAGATTCACAGACTGGGGGCAAGTTCTCAGTAAAGAGGGTCTGCATGCTCGTCACTACTGGGAGGTAGAGTGGACTGGCGAATGGACTGGTATTGGAGTGGCTTATAAAGGAGTCAGcaggaaagagaaaggaaacgaATGTGTCCTTGGCTACAATGATAAGTCCTGGAGTCTGCGCTACTGTCGCGGCAAATACAGCACATTGTTCAATAAGAGCGACGCAGACATATCTGTTCCCTACTTCCACTCCAAAAGGATTGGGGTGTTCTTAGACTGGTCAGCTGGCACGCTGTCCTTCTACGCTGTATCTCCAAACGCCATGACACACCTGCACACGTTCCACACTGAGTTCTCTGAGCCACTGTATCCAGGATTTAGGCTGGGCTTTCCAGATTCTTCATTGATTCTGTGCCAGCCAGAATAA